The sequence CCGAGCGTCTGGTTCATCACGACGTATTCGGTCGTGCCGTCGGTCCGGTTGACGACTCGGACGCGCATCCACCCGCTTCGGTTCTCGACGGCGACGCTATCGACGCCGAGTGAGGTTCGCTGGACGGGCGACGAACCGATGCCGACCAGACTCGCCTTCGAGTCGAGTTGCGTCATCGCGTTCTCCGCGCTGTCTATCTCCGAGGCCTGCTTCGAGTCGTTCAGCGCCGACGACCCGAACGACACGATGAGGCCCGTCCCGACGATAGTGATAGCGAGCAGAAGTATCACACTCAGTACTTCGGACTGACCACGGAGGCCTCCAACTGTCGCTCTCTCTCGTGTGCCCCCTGATTCGAACCCTCGCCGACCGGTCATATCCGCCCCATCGAACCACTGTGTTATAAACCAACTTGCCACCTCTCGGGAAATATTCACTAGTGCGTTGACTCGACCGGACGAACGACGGTCCGGAGGCCACAAGCGATTCCCTCGTGGCGACCGTGCTTCGACCGTGCCCAAACTCTCGACCGTCGTCATGCTCGTCGGCGTGGGACTGTTCGTCCTCCCGATTCCCGGTACGTTCATCCTCGGCGGACTCGTGATGTTCGTCGGCATCCTGTTGTATCTAGTCCGCGGACGTTGAACGGCGGGCGTCGAACGGTAGTCATTCGGACCGCGGAACCGGCCGCCGATTCGGTCGTTTTCCGGGGTTGCTGGCCCCGTCTCGGCCGCTGGCTTCGGGGCGTCCTCCGGCGGTTCGACCCACCGGAAACTCTTTGTACGACGCCCACTGATAACGGATAGCAACCAGAATGAGTATGTCGAGAAAGAACATCGACCCTGTGGAAATCGAATCTACCTCCGAAAACGGCGACCCTAACTCTACCTACGTCTTCGACATCAGCCAGCACATGCTCGACGGCGAAGTGTGCACAGGTGTCGCGCTCGCACTCTCGGAGGTGGTCGAGCGCGACCCCGCACAGATGACGCCTCTCAGCTCGGTCGTGGACTGCGACGCGCTCCAGTTGTTCTTCCGAACGCGCCGGTACGGCGACCTCCGGGACGACGTGTCGGTGTCGTTTCCCTACGACGTGTACGAGGTCACGGTCCATTCGAGCGGTCGCATCCTCGTGACGGGCTAACTCGACGCTTCGACCGACTCCGATTCGCCCCTGTTCGCGTTTTCCGACTGGTCGCGCGGCGATAGACCTACGTTCCTTCGACAGGTGTGCTATCGTATGGCAACCACGTCGAGCGGGTTCGACTGGCGGGTCGCCGCGCTCGTCGTCGTCCTCGTCGGTGCTGGCGCGCTCCAAGTCGTCGTCGCGGCGGGGGTGGGCGACGAGGACGCCCAACTCGTCGTCATCGGGACCGCGAGCATCGTCATGCTACTGGCACTCGGTGTCGTGATGCTCCTCGTTCGGAGTCGGACGTATCTCGACTGAACGCGCCGTTCGACCGGGCGAGCGCCAACAGGGCCGAGCGCCAACAATGATGTGACCGGCGCGCGTACCCTCGCGAAATGCGGGACCTCCTCGGGCCGACCTCCCTGAACCTCGCGGCGCTCGCGGTCGTCGCGGCGCTCCTCGGGATTGCGCACTTTTCGTCGCCCTCGCCGCTAGTTCGCTACGGCGCGTGGCTGGCCGCGTTCGCGGTCTGGATGGCGTGGTTCGTCGTCGTCGCGCGCGAATGGATTTCGCGGGCGGACTTCTGAGGCTTTCACAGGCGTACTTCTGAAACGGAGTCCGTCGAACCCCGCGCGAGGAGCCCCGACCGGCGAGCGAATCCAGCGTGGCGTTGCCACGCACGATGCAACCTTTTAAAAGCGTGGGACACTTATTCTGGTTGTGAGTGAAAATTCTGGGCGACGGAACCTCCGCATGCCCGACGACTCCGAACAGTTCGCTATCGTAACCGAGATGCTCGGCAAGAACCGCGTACGCCTGCGCTGTAACGACGGCGTAGAGCGCATGGGCCGGATTCCGGGCCGGATGCGAAAGCGAATCTGGATTCGACGCGACGACATCGTGCTGTGCGAACCGTGGGACTGGCAGGACGAGAAAGCCGACATTGAGTGGCGCTACGACGGGTCCGCGCAGGACCAACTGCGGCGCGAAGGCCACATCAACGTCTAATATCGCTGTTTCCTCGGTCAGTCATCTTCCGACCGACTAGCCTCGGTAGTCGGTCGAGAGTCGGTAGTCAGTCCCGAATTGGTAGTCAGTCCCGAGTTACTGCTCGTGCGCGTCGTCGGTTTCGATTTTCGGAAACTTGATGAATCCGTCGCGAAAGGTCGGCGTATGGGAGACGACGTTATCGAAGCGGTTCTCGACGGTGACGAGAGCGTGAGCGACCTCGACGACGAGGAGATCGACGCGATGCTGGACGAGATCGAGGACACCGTCGAGCGCATCGACTCGACCATCGAGTCGCTGAGCCAACAGCGACAGGCGCTACAGGAGAGGGCCGAAGAGTTGCGGACGTTTCAAATGCGGCGCGAACTGTTCCCCGAAGACGCAATCGAGAACCTCAGCGAACTCGCTTCGACACTACAGGCGGCGCGCGAGTCCGAGGGTCTCGACTCCTCGAATAGAGACGAACAGTAGC is a genomic window of Halorussus salinus containing:
- a CDS encoding HalOD1 output domain-containing protein, with translation MSMSRKNIDPVEIESTSENGDPNSTYVFDISQHMLDGEVCTGVALALSEVVERDPAQMTPLSSVVDCDALQLFFRTRRYGDLRDDVSVSFPYDVYEVTVHSSGRILVTG
- the eif1A gene encoding translation initiation factor eIF-1A, which translates into the protein MSENSGRRNLRMPDDSEQFAIVTEMLGKNRVRLRCNDGVERMGRIPGRMRKRIWIRRDDIVLCEPWDWQDEKADIEWRYDGSAQDQLRREGHINV